From the Streptomyces syringium genome, one window contains:
- a CDS encoding magnesium and cobalt transport protein CorA, with translation MPVVIVDVGIYRDGRRAEGPADLSDALREARAKGHSFVWVGLYEPTEDEFDLVTNEFELHPLAVEDALNAHQRPKLEVYDDSLFMVLKPTTYDDAAGTVTTGELMLFVGDCFVVSVRHGEGSPLARVRQRLEHEPEVLKHGPTSVMYAVSDAVVDHYIDVAAALQVDLEELEAEVFAPVGGDNRNTASRIYAFKRQVVEFRRATVPLAEPMTRLAEARLPFVDSGSQPFFRDVSDHLTRANESAEGLDRLLSDILSAHLAQTGVQQNDDMRKISAWAAMAALPTMIAGVYGMNFDHMPELRQPWGYPAVLGLLAVLEFGLHRLFKRRGWL, from the coding sequence ATGCCTGTCGTGATCGTCGACGTCGGCATTTACCGGGACGGGCGCCGCGCGGAGGGCCCCGCCGACCTCTCGGACGCGCTGCGGGAGGCGCGCGCCAAGGGGCACTCCTTCGTGTGGGTCGGGCTGTACGAGCCCACGGAGGACGAGTTCGACCTGGTGACGAACGAGTTCGAGCTGCACCCGCTGGCCGTCGAGGACGCGCTCAACGCGCACCAGCGGCCGAAGCTGGAGGTGTACGACGACTCGCTGTTCATGGTGCTCAAGCCCACCACCTACGACGACGCGGCGGGCACGGTCACCACCGGTGAGCTGATGCTGTTCGTCGGCGACTGCTTCGTCGTCTCGGTCCGGCACGGCGAGGGCAGCCCGCTCGCGCGGGTGCGGCAGCGGCTGGAGCACGAGCCGGAGGTGCTCAAGCACGGTCCGACGTCGGTGATGTACGCGGTGAGCGACGCGGTGGTGGACCACTACATCGATGTGGCGGCGGCGCTCCAGGTGGACCTGGAGGAGCTGGAGGCCGAGGTGTTCGCGCCGGTCGGCGGGGACAACAGGAACACCGCCTCGCGGATCTACGCCTTCAAGCGGCAGGTCGTGGAGTTCCGGCGGGCGACGGTCCCGCTGGCCGAGCCGATGACCCGGCTCGCGGAGGCGCGGCTGCCGTTCGTGGACAGCGGTTCCCAGCCGTTCTTCCGTGATGTGAGTGATCATCTGACCCGGGCGAACGAGTCCGCGGAGGGCCTGGACCGGCTGCTTTCGGACATCCTGTCGGCCCATCTCGCGCAGACCGGCGTCCAGCAGAACGACGACATGCGCAAGATCTCGGCGTGGGCGGCTATGGCGGCCCTTCCGACGATGATCGCCGGGGTGTACGGGATGAACTTCGACCACATGCCGGAGTTGCGCCAGCCCTGGGGGTATCCCGCGGTGCTGGGGCTGTTGGCCGTGCTGGAGTTCGGACTGCACCGGCTCTTCAAGCGGCGCGGCTGGCTCTGA
- a CDS encoding aldo/keto reductase, with amino-acid sequence MESRHLGRTGLRVSRIGLGTLTWARDTGEFDAAEQLKVFWEAGGTLVDTADVYADGGAEYLLGRLMEDLVPRRDLVVATKAGSVPDPGRRFDGSRGHLLSALDASLTRLGTDYVDLWQIHAYDPFTPTEETLQALDMAVGSGRARYAGVSNFCGWQLAKAATWQLAGPGTRTRLASTQMEYSLLQRGIEREVLPAALDLGIGVLPSSPLGRGVLTGKYRHGTPVDSRGASDHLAPFVEPYLDADATRVVDAVTTAAHGLATTPLQVALAWVRDRPGVVAPIVGARNATQLEAALSVESLTLPDEICQALDDVSAPVHRYPDQDWSTL; translated from the coding sequence ATGGAGTCAAGGCATCTCGGCCGCACGGGACTGCGGGTTTCGAGGATCGGGCTCGGCACCCTCACCTGGGCCCGGGACACCGGCGAATTCGACGCCGCCGAGCAGCTCAAGGTGTTCTGGGAGGCGGGCGGCACCCTCGTCGACACCGCCGACGTCTACGCGGACGGCGGCGCGGAGTACCTCCTCGGCCGGCTGATGGAGGACCTCGTGCCGCGCCGCGATCTGGTCGTCGCGACCAAGGCGGGCAGCGTCCCGGACCCGGGCCGGCGCTTCGACGGCTCGCGGGGGCATCTGCTCTCGGCGCTCGACGCCTCGCTGACCCGGCTGGGCACGGACTACGTCGACCTGTGGCAGATCCACGCCTACGATCCCTTCACCCCGACCGAGGAGACGCTGCAGGCGCTCGACATGGCGGTGGGCAGCGGCCGGGCCCGCTATGCCGGGGTGTCCAACTTCTGCGGCTGGCAGCTCGCCAAGGCCGCCACCTGGCAGCTCGCCGGGCCGGGCACCCGTACCCGGCTGGCCAGCACACAGATGGAGTACTCGCTGCTGCAGCGCGGCATCGAGCGCGAGGTGCTGCCCGCGGCGCTCGACCTGGGCATCGGGGTGCTGCCGTCCTCGCCGCTCGGCCGGGGCGTGCTGACGGGCAAGTACCGCCACGGGACGCCCGTCGACTCGCGGGGGGCCTCCGACCACCTCGCCCCCTTCGTCGAGCCCTATCTGGACGCCGACGCCACCCGCGTCGTCGACGCCGTCACCACGGCCGCCCACGGGCTCGCCACGACCCCTTTGCAAGTGGCTCTCGCGTGGGTGCGCGACCGCCCCGGCGTGGTCGCCCCGATCGTAGGCGCGCGGAACGCGACGCAGCTCGAAGCCGCGTTGTCAGTGGAGAGCCTTACTCTTCCAGACGAGATCTGCCAGGCGCTCGACGATGTGTCGGCGCCCGTGCACCGCTATCCCGATCAGGACTGGAGCACGCTGTGA
- a CDS encoding ferritin-like domain-containing protein has product MLSARSVFQEILDNDESYRLFCSIAAGGEAQGGWENGRIAALVPPELQALAPKIARHGADEDKHGRIFLALLRKRGLEPVPVPPETDYTAILERRGIGLPHTKLRADTPLTERDIVAYLAHSRVTEQRASDQMDMLTKHFGEHPEVGRAIKMICHDEANHLAYCHEELLRLAAAGYGRTILSALQQSALAEIVVYRDVSLAVMGHMGRILRWPKAKSAALTAGIRALYGYERLGGWRRTVGLRLPDRLDALRGPAEPAPEFA; this is encoded by the coding sequence ATGCTCTCGGCCAGAAGCGTGTTCCAGGAGATCCTCGACAACGACGAGTCGTACCGGCTCTTCTGCTCCATCGCCGCCGGCGGCGAAGCGCAGGGGGGCTGGGAGAACGGCCGGATCGCCGCGCTGGTGCCACCCGAGCTGCAGGCCCTCGCACCCAAGATCGCACGACACGGCGCGGACGAGGACAAGCACGGCCGGATCTTCCTCGCCCTGCTCCGCAAACGGGGGCTGGAGCCCGTGCCGGTCCCGCCGGAGACCGATTACACGGCCATCCTCGAACGCCGGGGCATCGGGCTTCCCCACACCAAGCTGCGCGCCGACACCCCGCTCACCGAGCGGGACATCGTCGCCTACCTCGCGCACAGCCGGGTCACCGAGCAACGCGCCTCCGATCAGATGGACATGCTCACCAAGCACTTCGGCGAGCACCCCGAGGTCGGCAGGGCGATCAAGATGATCTGTCACGACGAGGCCAACCACCTCGCCTACTGCCACGAGGAGCTGCTGCGGCTCGCCGCCGCCGGATACGGCCGGACCATCCTGTCGGCCCTCCAGCAGAGCGCGCTCGCCGAGATCGTGGTCTACCGGGACGTCAGCCTCGCGGTGATGGGCCACATGGGCCGCATCCTGAGGTGGCCGAAGGCCAAGTCCGCGGCGCTCACGGCGGGCATCCGTGCCCTGTACGGGTACGAGCGGCTCGGCGGCTGGCGGCGGACGGTCGGTCTGCGGCTGCCCGACCGCCTCGACGCGCTGCGCGGTCCCGCCGAGCCCGCCCCCGAGTTCGCCTGA
- a CDS encoding DUF3090 domain-containing protein, whose translation MSRQVFLYDPPDRFVAGTVGLPGRRIFFLQASAAGRTTSVMLEKTQVEALAERIDELLDEVVRRTGGNAPVPAVAPAELADTAPLDTPVEEEFRVGTMALAWDGEHERMVVEAQALVELAADTEEDLAEAEERLLKDEANGPPMLRVRLTGTMARAFAKRALEVVNAGRPPCPLCSLPLDPEGHVCPRQNGYRRGA comes from the coding sequence TTGTCCCGTCAGGTGTTCCTCTATGACCCGCCGGACCGATTCGTCGCCGGTACGGTCGGGCTGCCGGGCCGCCGCATTTTCTTCCTCCAGGCCTCGGCGGCCGGCCGGACCACCAGCGTCATGCTGGAGAAGACCCAGGTGGAGGCGCTCGCCGAGCGCATCGACGAGCTGCTGGACGAGGTGGTCCGGCGCACCGGGGGCAATGCCCCGGTGCCGGCCGTGGCCCCCGCCGAACTCGCCGACACCGCCCCCCTGGACACCCCCGTCGAGGAGGAGTTCCGGGTCGGCACCATGGCACTGGCCTGGGACGGCGAGCACGAGCGGATGGTGGTGGAGGCGCAGGCCCTCGTCGAGCTGGCGGCGGACACCGAGGAAGACCTCGCCGAGGCCGAGGAGCGGTTGCTCAAGGACGAGGCGAACGGTCCGCCGATGCTGCGCGTGCGGCTGACCGGCACCATGGCCCGCGCGTTCGCCAAGCGTGCCCTCGAAGTCGTCAACGCCGGCCGCCCGCCGTGCCCGCTGTGCAGCCTGCCGCTCGACCCGGAGGGACACGTATGTCCGCGCCAGAACGGATACCGCCGCGGAGCG
- a CDS encoding LLM class F420-dependent oxidoreductase: protein MRLGINLGYWGAGTDADNLAVAREADRLGYAVCWAAEAYGSDAPTVLSWVAAQTERIDVGSAIFQIPARTPTMTAMTAATLDSLSGGRFRLGLGVSGPQVSEGWYGVKFDKPLARTREYVEIIRKAMSRERVAHDGDHWTLPLPGGPGKPIKLTVHPVREHIPLYIAAIGPKNLEQTGEIADGALVVFFAPEHAEETTLGALRAGRAKAGKDLDGFDLVPTVPMAVGDDVNALADLFRPYTALYVGGMGSAKQNFYNKLAQRMGYEKAAAEIQEKYLSGDKAGAAAAVPRELIDSTTLLGPVERVADRMQAYAEAGVTTLSLAPAGFTLDERIASLRAGVDALERAGLA, encoded by the coding sequence ATGAGGCTCGGAATCAACCTCGGCTACTGGGGAGCCGGGACGGACGCGGACAACCTCGCGGTCGCCCGCGAGGCCGACCGGCTGGGCTACGCGGTCTGCTGGGCGGCCGAGGCGTACGGCTCCGACGCGCCCACGGTGCTCTCCTGGGTCGCGGCGCAGACCGAACGGATCGACGTCGGTTCGGCGATCTTCCAGATCCCGGCCCGTACGCCCACGATGACGGCCATGACGGCCGCGACCCTCGACTCGCTCTCCGGCGGCCGCTTCCGCCTCGGCCTCGGCGTCTCCGGCCCGCAGGTCTCCGAGGGCTGGTACGGCGTGAAGTTCGACAAGCCGCTCGCCCGCACCCGTGAGTACGTCGAGATCATCCGCAAGGCCATGTCCCGTGAGCGCGTCGCCCACGACGGCGACCACTGGACGCTGCCGCTGCCGGGCGGCCCGGGTAAGCCCATCAAGCTCACCGTCCACCCGGTGCGCGAGCACATCCCGCTCTACATCGCGGCCATCGGCCCGAAGAACCTGGAGCAGACCGGCGAGATCGCCGACGGCGCCCTCGTCGTCTTCTTCGCCCCCGAGCACGCCGAGGAGACCACCCTGGGCGCCCTGCGGGCCGGACGCGCGAAGGCGGGCAAGGACCTCGACGGCTTCGACCTCGTGCCGACCGTGCCCATGGCCGTCGGCGACGACGTGAACGCCCTCGCGGACCTCTTCCGCCCGTACACCGCCCTCTACGTCGGCGGCATGGGCAGCGCCAAGCAGAACTTCTACAACAAGCTCGCCCAGCGCATGGGGTACGAGAAGGCGGCCGCCGAGATCCAGGAGAAGTACCTCTCCGGCGACAAGGCGGGCGCCGCGGCCGCGGTGCCGCGCGAGCTGATCGACTCCACCACCCTGCTCGGCCCGGTGGAGCGCGTCGCCGACCGGATGCAGGCCTACGCGGAGGCCGGGGTCACCACACTGTCGCTGGCCCCCGCCGGGTTCACCCTCGACGAGCGGATCGCGAGCCTGCGGGCCGGCGTCGACGCCCTGGAGCGGGCGGGGCTCGCCTAG
- a CDS encoding histidine phosphatase family protein, with protein MPTLILLRHGRSTANTGGVLAGWTPGVALDERGAAQAAALPARLRDVPLAAAVASPLQRCQETLAPLLAARPELPSHTDERIGECHYGDWSGRKLAELHDEPLMAVVQQHPSAAAFPGGESVRAMQARALDAVRDWNERIERDHGPDAVYLMCTHGDIIKALAADALGLHLDLFQRIAVDPCSVTAIRYTRLRPYLARLGDTGDLADLAPSGQPPTEREGDAAVGGGAGAP; from the coding sequence ATGCCCACGCTGATCCTGCTCCGGCACGGCCGGTCCACCGCCAACACCGGGGGAGTGCTCGCGGGGTGGACCCCCGGGGTCGCCCTCGACGAGCGCGGCGCCGCCCAGGCGGCCGCCCTCCCCGCCCGGCTCCGCGACGTGCCGCTCGCCGCCGCCGTCGCCAGCCCGCTCCAGCGCTGTCAGGAGACCCTGGCACCGCTGCTCGCCGCGCGGCCGGAGCTGCCGTCGCACACCGACGAGCGGATCGGGGAGTGCCACTACGGCGACTGGTCGGGCCGCAAGCTCGCCGAACTGCACGACGAGCCGCTGATGGCCGTCGTGCAGCAGCACCCCTCCGCCGCCGCCTTCCCCGGCGGGGAGTCCGTCCGCGCCATGCAGGCGAGGGCACTGGACGCGGTCCGCGACTGGAACGAGCGGATCGAGCGGGACCACGGACCGGACGCCGTCTATCTCATGTGCACGCACGGCGACATCATCAAGGCGCTCGCCGCCGACGCCCTCGGCCTCCACCTCGATCTCTTCCAGCGGATCGCCGTCGACCCCTGCTCGGTCACGGCCATCCGCTACACCCGGCTGCGGCCCTATCTGGCGCGGCTCGGCGACACCGGTGACCTGGCCGATCTCGCCCCGAGCGGGCAGCCGCCGACGGAGCGCGAGGGGGACGCGGCCGTCGGGGGTGGTGCGGGAGCACCGTGA